A genomic region of Myxosarcina sp. GI1 contains the following coding sequences:
- the psbU gene encoding photosystem II complex extrinsic protein PsbU has protein sequence MKKLIGIIAGLLLIVSSWGLTGINQAQASELNLLNWRTPSLVAERVNAADAKRLELERGKLDLNNSNIREFRELRGFYPNLASKILEHAPYNNVEDVLDIPGLSDRQKERLQANLDKFIVTQPAPSMNQGSERVNPGLY, from the coding sequence ATGAAGAAACTAATCGGTATCATTGCTGGCTTACTACTAATTGTTAGTTCGTGGGGATTGACGGGAATTAACCAAGCTCAAGCGAGTGAATTAAATTTGTTAAATTGGCGCACTCCCTCGCTAGTAGCCGAACGTGTCAATGCTGCTGATGCAAAACGACTCGAACTAGAAAGAGGCAAACTAGATTTAAATAATAGCAATATTAGAGAATTTCGCGAGCTACGAGGTTTTTATCCCAATCTAGCTAGCAAAATTCTAGAACACGCTCCCTATAACAACGTAGAAGATGTACTGGATATTCCTGGCTTGAGCGATCGCCAAAAAGAGCGGTTGCAGGCAAACCTGGATAAATTTATCGTTACCCAACCTGCTCCCTCGATGAATCAAGGTTCAGAGCGCGTTAATCCAGGACTTTATTAA
- a CDS encoding adenylosuccinate synthase, whose product MANVIVIGAQWGDEGKGKITDLLSRSADVVVRSQGGVNAGHTVVVRGQTFKLHLIPSGILYPNTECIIGSGTVIDPQVLIEEIDQLKALGVSVDNLYISQTAHVTMPYHRQIDRASEESRGEYKIGTTGRGIGPTYADKSERTGIRILDLMNPKHLHKQLKWTIDYKNAILEKLYNLPPLDSERIIKEYLVYAERLRSHVVDSSLKIYQAVQEKKNILFEGAQGTLLDLDHGTYPYVTSSNPIAGGACVGAGVGPTTIDRVIGVAKAYTTRVGEGPFPTELNGNIGNLLCDRGAEFGTTTGRRRRCGWFDAVIGRYAVRINGLDCLAITKLDVLDELEEIKVCVAYKIDGVICNHFPTNASAFANCEPVYKILPGWRQSTTECRSLDDLPKEALRYLQFLAEIMKVPIAIVSVGASRDQTIIVEDPIHGPKRALLDANGIPVDMF is encoded by the coding sequence TTGGCTAACGTTATCGTTATCGGTGCCCAATGGGGTGACGAAGGAAAAGGAAAAATAACCGATCTACTAAGCCGCTCGGCAGACGTAGTAGTACGCTCCCAAGGAGGAGTTAATGCCGGACATACAGTTGTGGTTCGGGGACAAACTTTTAAGTTACATTTGATTCCCTCGGGTATTTTGTACCCGAATACAGAATGTATTATTGGTTCTGGAACAGTAATCGATCCTCAAGTGTTGATTGAGGAAATAGACCAGCTTAAGGCTTTGGGCGTATCGGTAGATAATTTATACATCTCTCAGACTGCTCACGTAACGATGCCCTATCATCGCCAGATCGATCGCGCTTCGGAAGAGAGTCGGGGTGAATATAAAATTGGAACTACTGGTAGGGGAATTGGTCCTACCTATGCCGATAAATCAGAAAGAACTGGAATTCGGATTTTAGATTTAATGAATCCGAAACATTTACACAAGCAGTTAAAATGGACGATTGATTATAAAAATGCAATTTTAGAGAAATTATATAATCTGCCCCCACTGGATTCAGAGCGCATTATAAAAGAATACTTAGTCTATGCAGAGCGTTTGCGTTCTCACGTAGTCGATAGTTCTCTCAAAATTTACCAGGCAGTACAAGAGAAAAAAAACATTCTTTTTGAAGGAGCGCAGGGAACTTTACTCGATTTAGATCACGGTACTTATCCTTACGTTACCTCTTCTAATCCAATTGCAGGAGGAGCTTGTGTAGGTGCGGGAGTAGGACCTACCACTATAGACCGCGTTATTGGCGTTGCTAAGGCTTATACTACTCGCGTCGGTGAAGGACCTTTCCCAACCGAATTAAACGGTAACATCGGCAATTTATTGTGCGATCGCGGTGCGGAATTTGGTACTACTACAGGTCGTCGTCGGCGTTGCGGTTGGTTTGATGCTGTTATCGGTCGTTATGCAGTTCGCATCAATGGTTTAGATTGTCTGGCGATTACCAAGTTAGATGTTCTAGACGAATTAGAAGAAATTAAAGTTTGTGTAGCATATAAGATTGATGGCGTTATTTGCAATCATTTTCCTACTAATGCCAGTGCTTTTGCCAACTGCGAGCCAGTATACAAAATCCTGCCTGGATGGCGGCAATCTACTACTGAGTGCCGCTCTTTAGATGATTTGCCTAAAGAAGCTTTGCGTTATCTGCAATTTCTGGCAGAAATTATGAAAGTTCCAATTGCCATAGTTTCTGTCGGTGCCAGTCGCGACCAAACTATTATTGTTGAAGATCCAATTCACGGACCCAAACGCGCTCTGCTTGATGCCAACGGTATTCCCGTTGATATGTTTTAA